From one Colletotrichum destructivum chromosome 3, complete sequence genomic stretch:
- a CDS encoding Putative phosphatidylglycerophosphate phosphatase, HAD superfamily, with protein MNLNLSGSVNVFRLLFRPSLCLPQHTVATFNDLPIPLQKAFEGQIRDCDIRAVVLDKDDCFAVPHTNEVYKPYKERFEQLKAAYPGRRLVIVSNTAGATSYDTSLKLAKELEEATGITVLAHKTKKPGCGSEIMEYFRSHPETGVSHPSQVAVVGDRLTTDMMLANMMGGWGFWIREGVVPAEKKSIFSRLEWRLAASLTARGCQAPVPQSPFE; from the exons ATGAATCTCAACCTCTCAGGATCGGTGAACGTCTTTAGATTACTTTTCAGACCATCCCTTTGTCTACCGCAACACACCGTCGCTACTTTTAACGATTTGCCAATTCCCCTGCAGAAAGCCTTCGAAGGGCAGATCCGTGACTGTGACATCCGGGCGGTTGTTCTTGACAAGGACGATTGCTTCGCGGTCCCCCACACTAATGAAGTCTATAAGCCGTATAAA GAACGCTTTGAGCAGCTCAAGGCCGCGTatcccggccgccggctggTTATTGTGTCTAACACCGCCGGAGCCACATCCTACGACACCTCGCtgaagctggccaaggaaCTAGAAGAAGCAACTGGAATCACCGTTCTTGCTCACAAAACGAAGAAGCCCGGCTGCGGCTCCGAGATCATGGAGTACTTCCGCAGTCATCCCGAGACGGGTGtctcccatccatcccaggtcgccgtcgttggTGACCGCTTGACGACCGACATGATGCTGGCCAACATGATGGGTGGCTGGGGGTTTTGGATCAGAGAAGGCGTAGTACCAGCTGAGAAGAAGAGCATT TTCTCGAGACTTGAATGGCGTCTGGCTGCATCTTTGACTGCCAGGGGCTGCCAGGCCCCAGTGCCACAGAGCCCCTTTGAGTAG
- a CDS encoding Putative CutC-like domain superfamily protein produces MPINLEIPVFSPSSVLHAQALGAQRIELNARGSYHAGGTTPTLADLEGVTKWLTVPLRIMIRPRGKPADDVDFVYGDDELAAMASDVEAFRGALRADRGDGFVFGALRRDGAALAVDVEANRRLVDAAGGLACSFHRAFDEVISSGEEGDVEKGVRDLVACGFQGVLTSGGPGTAAANRKVLEVVVREASAGARKLEVIIGGGVRKENVGEVVDGLGDGVWAHSSCYTGKCEEGQVDDEEAMGILERLAEK; encoded by the coding sequence ATGCCAATCAACCTTGAAATACCAGTCTTTTCGCCCTCTTCAGTGTTGCACGCCCAGGCCCTCGGCGCGCAGCGCATCGAGCTCAATGCGCGCGGAAGTTATCATGCCGGCggcacgacgccgacgctgGCGGACCTCGAGGGCGTGACGAAATGGCTCACGGTGCCGTTGCGGATCATGATCCGGCCGCGCGGGAAGccggccgacgacgtggacTTTGTCTACGGAGATGACGAGCtcgcggcgatggcgagcgacgtcgaggccttcCGCGGGGCGCTACGGGCCGACCGGGGCGACGGGTTCGTGTTCGGCGCGCTGAGGAGGGACGGCGCGGCGTTggcggtcgacgtcgaggccaacCGAAggctcgtcgatgccgcggGTGGGCTGGCCTGTTCTTTCCACCGGGCCTTTGACGAAGTGATCAGCTctggagaggaaggagacgTCGAGAAGGGGGTAAGGGACCTGGTGGCGTGCGGGTTTCAAGGGGTTCTCACCTCGGGCGGgccggggacggcggcggcgaaccGGAAGGTgttggaggtggtggtgcgcGAGGCGAGCGCGGGGGCGAGGAAGCTGGAGGTCATTATTGGCGGCGGTGTGAGGAAAGAGAACGTTggggaggtggtggacgggTTGGGGGACGGGGTGTGGGCACACTCGAGCTGCTACACGGGCAAGTGCGAGGAGGgacaggtcgacgacgaagaggccaTGGGAATCCTGGAGAGGCTTGCTGAGAAGTAG